A single Triticum dicoccoides isolate Atlit2015 ecotype Zavitan chromosome 2A, WEW_v2.0, whole genome shotgun sequence DNA region contains:
- the LOC119352282 gene encoding bZIP transcription factor 27-like, with amino-acid sequence MEELWKDMSLCTTPPALQSHHLHSPAAAPYRGAAHPQDYLAGAVPQPPRTPPPHTALTLEFTCPGGTGAANSATSSGDDPAGCHFGLSASGGDSKRAAVQPVAGGDRRQRRMIKNRESAARSRARKQACTNEMELELAQLRRENRMLIQREQDFINDRLAKAAQAPVPDCSSGSTSSTLQQKQQRQKQRCRSAPPP; translated from the exons ATGGAGGAGCTGTGGAAGGATATGTCGCTGTGCACCACCCCGCCCGCGCTACAGTCTCACCACCTCCACTCCCCGGCCGCCGCTCCCTACCGCGGCGCCGCCCACCCCCAGGACTACCTCGCCGGCGCCGTTCCGCAGCCTCCCCGCACGCCGCCGCCTCACACGGCGCTCACCCTGGAGTTCACCTGCCCCGGGGGGACCGGCGCTGCCAACTCGGCCACCAGCTCCGGCGACGACCCAGCCGGCTGTCACTTTGGCTTATCCGCGTCCGGAGGCGACAGCAAGAGAGCCGCTGTGCAGCCAGTGGCGGGCGGCGACCGGCGGCAGCGCCGGATGATCAAGAACCGGGAGTCGGCGGCGCGGTCGCGAGCGCGGAAACAGGCCTGCACCAACGAGATGGAGCTGGAGCTGGCGCAGCTGCGCCGGGAGAACAGGATGCTAATCCAGCGCGAGCAGGACTTCATCAAC GATCGTTTGGCGAAGGCGGCGCAGGCACCCGTCCCAGACTGCAGCAGCGGGAGCACTAGTAGTACGCTCCAGCAGAAGCAGCAGCGGCAGAAGCAGAGGTGCCGCTCCGCCCCTCCACCATGA